The DNA sequence CTTAAAAAACAGCTCCGGCGAATAGGGGAGGGCCCAAAAACTTGAGAGGAGAATTTTCCGAACCATCCTGTGGCGAAGAAAGCGCAGCCGCGACCGATAATTTTCCCAATCTCTTCTGCGTGCGTAAAAAGTGAAACGGCCGATCAGTATTTCCGGTTCCTGGATATACCTGACTGCATAGCGAACTTTTTTCGAGCGGCTGTAACGAAGGACATACCGGGCAGCCCTCACCGAAGCCAGGGTCATTTCCTTTTTCAGCCCGGGAGCGCGCTCATCTTCTCTCCCAATCGCCGTAATCTGTTGGTCGTGATGGACATAATTGTAAGGGCGCTCGCGCACGAAGACCGTTTTGGAGCTTCGCACGAGAATTTTCTGAATGAACTCGCCGTCTTCCCCTCTGTTGCACCGCTCGTTGAAGCGAATTCCTTTTGACAAAAGAAACTCTCGGCGGTAAAGGAAGCCCCAAACTGATGTGGAAATCTTTCGCATATGCCAGGCGAAAAGATAGTCTTCAGGCTGCGCAAGTGATTTCTTTAATTTGAAGCGCTCAGGGACTGTTTTTCCCGAATCGACAAAATAGTGGTTGAACCCGCACAATGCGAGGTCGGATTTCTCCGCTGAAATCGCGTTATACAGGAGCGTCAGATAGTTGGGCTCGATAAAATCGTCCGCGTCGATGAAACACACGAATTCTCCGCGCGACAAGGCAAGTCCCAGATTGCGCGCCGCCGACACGCCGCGGTTCTCCGTTCTCCTGATCAGGCGAACGGGGCGCGTGCACGAATCCAGCGTCCGTTGCGCAACGGACGCGGTGTTGTCAGTTGAGCGGTCGTCTATGAAGACAATCTCGAAATGGGGATAATCTTGCTTCATGACGGAAGCAACGGCCTTCTCGACAAATTTTTCCACGTTATAAGCAGGAAAAATGACGCTGATAAGCGGTAGCTCATGATTATCGCCGTTCATCGCAGACACCTCATCGCATTTTTGTGCTGATACTATTTCTTAATTAAAAGGCCGAACGCCCGGAAAACTATGTTAATACTTTCTATTAAGAATCAGTATGAGTGGATTCTTGTCGCAGGGGATGCGCCGCCGATCCCTTTTCGAATCCTATAGCAAAAAAACATAAAAAGCAAGATCCTGCGCAATGCAGAACCTTGCCTTCTTCGCGAAACCCGGCGAACTCATTCACGCCAGCTCGATCATCTGCGCGACGGAGACGAGCACGCAGCCCAGCGCCACCCACCAGAGGAAGACGCGCCAGCTGTACTTCATCCAGCGCTCGAAGGGCATGTTGACGATGCCCAGCACCGCCATCAGCGCCGAGCTGGTGGGGATGACCCAGTTGCAGAAGCCGTCGCCGAAGTTGAAGGCGAGGATGGCCGTCTGCCGGGTCATGCCGATGATGTCGGCCAGCGGCAGCATGATCGGCATCACGGCCGCCGCCTGGCCGGAGCCGGACGGGATGACCGTGTTGATCAGCAGGTTGGCGATGAACATGGCCGGGGCCTGAAGCACGGCGGGAACGAGCTTGAGCGCTTCGCCGAGGGCGTAGACGATCGTGTCGAGCACCCTGCCGTCGGTGAGGATGCTGGAAATGGCGCGCGCCGCGGCGACGAGGAAGAAGACCATGACCATCGTCTTGGCGCCGTCCACGAACGTTTTGGAGATTTCCGCGGGCTTCATGCGCGCGCACAGCCCGGCGACGATGGCCAGGCCGATGAACGTGGCGGAAAGCTCCTGATACTTCCACTTCCACCGAATGCTGCCGTAAACCATCAGCACCATCGCCGCCACGGTCGCCAGCGTCACCAGCCATTTGCGCGGATCCATGGGGCCGTACGCCTTGATCGCGTCGGAATCGCCGAGATTCTCCGCCCGGTCCAGGTCGTACATCGGCGACGCCGCAGGATCCTTGCCGATCTTCACGGTGTAGCGCCAGATCAGAAAACCGGTCAGGATCATGTACAGGCCGAAGCAGATGGCGCGGTACCACAGTCCCGAAAACGGCGGCAGCCCCGCCAGCTCCTGGGCGATCAGCGTCGTGCTGGGCTGGAGCATGCCGGTGGCGAAGCCGACGGCCGTGCCGCCGGTCATGATGGCGACGGCGGTGACCGAGTCAAGCCCGAGCGCCAGGCAGATCATCACCAGCACCGGCGCGAACGCCACGAATTCGACGAGGCCGCGCGTGAGCATGATGAAGCAGAACAGCACGAACATCGACAGCACGAACATCGATTTGCGCTCGCGGTACTTCAGCGCCAGCGTGCCGATCGACGAATGCATGGCCCCCGACTTGATGACGACGGCGAAGGCCGCGCCGGAGCACAGCAGCATGAACAGCAGGTCGACGGCACTCTTGGCTCCTTTGGCGATGTGCAGCGGGATCAGCAGCGGATTGACGGGGCTTTTCTCCACCCAGTGGAACGACGCCGCGTCGACGACGGAGCGCGAGCCGACTTTGACGCGGTTGAACTCGCCGGCGGGAATGATCCACGTCGCCAGGCAGGCGATCACGACGACGGAGAAAATGATCACCAGCGTGTTCATCGCCTTTTTGGGCTTGGCTGCCGAGGCTTCCGCTTTTTTCACTTCTTCTGCCATAACAAAACCCTCCTCACAAATTCGCTTCCAACAATAAAACCCCAAGGACCACGACGCTTGTACCTACGCGCGCGATTCGGCCTCGAGCTGCGCCTTGCGCGTTGCGAACTCTTTTTTGATCTCGTCCAGCAGACCGGGGACGGAAATCAGATCGGCCGCCGCGCCGGCCAGCACCTTGGCGCCGGTGACGATGGCGCTGTGGGCGGCTTCCGTCTTTCCGGCGTCCAGGTACGCCTGCGAGTGCGAGGGCGAGCCCTCGGGCACGAAGGCCACGCGGATGCACGAACCCGGCATGAGCTGCATGACGTTGCCGAGATCGGTCGAACCGGTCTTCTGGCGCGGCGGTCGGATCGCCGGCGCGTTCACGAGCCGCGCGTTTTCCATGATCACGTCGTTCAGTTTCAGCGCCGGGATCTTGTTGTCCACGTCCTTGCGGCGCTCGATCTCCACTTCCGTTTCCGTCATCATGGCCGCGCCGCGCAGCACCTTGAGGAAACGTGCGATCACGCTCTCCAGATAGGCGCGGTTGTAGGACCTCACGTAGAACTGCGCTTTGGTGAAAGCCGGCACCGTGTTCGCGCCCGTGCCGCCGCCGTCCGTGATGTTGTAGTGGATGCGCGTGTCTTCCTTGACGTGCTCGCGCAGGCACTCCACGCCGTGAAACGCCAGCGACATCGCGTCCAGCGAACTGCGTCCCAGTTCGGGCCTGATCGCCGCGTGCGCCGCCGTGCCATGATATGCGACGAAGAAGTTCGTCAGCGCCATCGACTTGACGTCGGTCGTCGTCTCGCCGCTGCCGTGCATCATCAGGGCCACGTCGATATCGTGGAAGCAGTCGCCGTTTTTGATCATGAGGATCTTGCCGCCTTCCGTCTCCTCGGCGGGCGTGCCGTAGACGACCACCGAGAACGGACCGGGCAGGCCGGAATCCTTCAGCGCCGCCGCCGCCGCGAGAATACACGGCCCCTGCATCTGGTGGCCGCAGGCGTGCCCCAGAGCGGGCAGCGCGTCGTACTCGCAGAGCAGGCCGATGCGCGGGCCGCCCTCGCCGCGGCGGTACACGGCGCGGAACGCCGTGGGCAGACCGCCGACGCCGCGCTCCACCGCGAAGCCGCGCTTCTCCAGCCATTCCGTCAGCAGCGCCGAAGCGCGGACCTCCGTCAGGCCGACCTCGGGATGATCGTAAATGTCGTCGGACATCGCCGACAGCTCCGGCTTCAGCGCGTCGATCAGCGCAAACATCTTTTCCTTCATCGAGAATCCTCCGTCCCGCGCCGTCCGATCAAAATCGGGCGCGCAAAAGTTCTATTTTTATGGCACTTGATTCTATTTTTAAAAATTGCTATTATTTTAGCAAGCCAGCGAAGGTTGTCAAGCCTCCCGCCGAAATTCAACGCGCTGACGGCGCGCCCGCTTTTGCGGCGAACGTCGTCCCTGCAAGGAGGACTCCGCATGGAGCTGAAAAACCGCGTCAAAGAAGCCGAACGGCTGAACGCCTCGGTCGTGTTCAGCCTCGAGGCGCTTGATTTTCTCGAAACGGAGGGCTCGGCGTCGCTGACGGAACTGAGCAACGCTCTGGGCATCCACAAATCGCGCGTCATGCGCCTGTGCGGCACGATGGAGCGGATGGGCTACGTGATCCGCCGCGGCGAAGACGCCCGCTACGTGCTCGGTCCCCGCGTGCTGTCGCTGGGCAAGGCGTTCGAGCGCCACAATCCGCTGCTCCACGTGTTGCGCCCGCAGCTGGAACAGCTGGCCCGCGAACTGGACGAGAACGTTTCCTTCCAGATCATCCGCAACGACCGGCGCCTGTGCGTCTGTTCCGTCTGCCGCGCGCAGCTGGCGCGCTACGTCACGCCCGAGGGCAGCGAGGCGAAGTTCCCCTACGGCGCCGCCTCCAAGGTGATGCTTGCTTGGGGGCCGGACGAACTGCGCGCCAAAATCCT is a window from the Pyramidobacter porci genome containing:
- a CDS encoding glycosyltransferase family 2 protein — encoded protein: MNGDNHELPLISVIFPAYNVEKFVEKAVASVMKQDYPHFEIVFIDDRSTDNTASVAQRTLDSCTRPVRLIRRTENRGVSAARNLGLALSRGEFVCFIDADDFIEPNYLTLLYNAISAEKSDLALCGFNHYFVDSGKTVPERFKLKKSLAQPEDYLFAWHMRKISTSVWGFLYRREFLLSKGIRFNERCNRGEDGEFIQKILVRSSKTVFVRERPYNYVHHDQQITAIGREDERAPGLKKEMTLASVRAARYVLRYSRSKKVRYAVRYIQEPEILIGRFTFYARRRDWENYRSRLRFLRHRMVRKILLSSFWALPYSPELFFKCVVLLSAPRLFYKLRARQLRSPRP
- a CDS encoding YfcC family protein — its product is MAEEVKKAEASAAKPKKAMNTLVIIFSVVVIACLATWIIPAGEFNRVKVGSRSVVDAASFHWVEKSPVNPLLIPLHIAKGAKSAVDLLFMLLCSGAAFAVVIKSGAMHSSIGTLALKYRERKSMFVLSMFVLFCFIMLTRGLVEFVAFAPVLVMICLALGLDSVTAVAIMTGGTAVGFATGMLQPSTTLIAQELAGLPPFSGLWYRAICFGLYMILTGFLIWRYTVKIGKDPAASPMYDLDRAENLGDSDAIKAYGPMDPRKWLVTLATVAAMVLMVYGSIRWKWKYQELSATFIGLAIVAGLCARMKPAEISKTFVDGAKTMVMVFFLVAAARAISSILTDGRVLDTIVYALGEALKLVPAVLQAPAMFIANLLINTVIPSGSGQAAAVMPIMLPLADIIGMTRQTAILAFNFGDGFCNWVIPTSSALMAVLGIVNMPFERWMKYSWRVFLWWVALGCVLVSVAQMIELA
- a CDS encoding M20 family metallopeptidase codes for the protein MKEKMFALIDALKPELSAMSDDIYDHPEVGLTEVRASALLTEWLEKRGFAVERGVGGLPTAFRAVYRRGEGGPRIGLLCEYDALPALGHACGHQMQGPCILAAAAALKDSGLPGPFSVVVYGTPAEETEGGKILMIKNGDCFHDIDVALMMHGSGETTTDVKSMALTNFFVAYHGTAAHAAIRPELGRSSLDAMSLAFHGVECLREHVKEDTRIHYNITDGGGTGANTVPAFTKAQFYVRSYNRAYLESVIARFLKVLRGAAMMTETEVEIERRKDVDNKIPALKLNDVIMENARLVNAPAIRPPRQKTGSTDLGNVMQLMPGSCIRVAFVPEGSPSHSQAYLDAGKTEAAHSAIVTGAKVLAGAAADLISVPGLLDEIKKEFATRKAQLEAESRA
- a CDS encoding IclR family transcriptional regulator, whose translation is MELKNRVKEAERLNASVVFSLEALDFLETEGSASLTELSNALGIHKSRVMRLCGTMERMGYVIRRGEDARYVLGPRVLSLGKAFERHNPLLHVLRPQLEQLARELDENVSFQIIRNDRRLCVCSVCRAQLARYVTPEGSEAKFPYGAASKVMLAWGPDELRAKILAAAPYPRYTEHTPTTADEVLRAVEETLRRGYAVSREERTYGTAALDVPVFGAGRELLGALGLASTTERLTPQLIEKAVPALQEAAAYIQSMTAGAEKFAPRMPRRDE